In a genomic window of Erigeron canadensis isolate Cc75 chromosome 5, C_canadensis_v1, whole genome shotgun sequence:
- the LOC122601694 gene encoding uncharacterized protein LOC122601694: protein MEFKKYYLDLIMIPLSFMISIGYHIWLWHKVRTQPLSTIMGTNAHGRQLWVSAIMKDDDKKSMLAIQTIRNTIMGSTLMATTSIVLCCGLAAVVSSSYSVKKPVNDTVYGAHGQFMVALKYVTLLVLFLFSFMCHSLSIRFIGQVNFLINLPQTYVTSTYVSELLDKSFTLSMIGNRIFYSALPIMLWIFGPVLVLLCSSTMVYVLYNLDLLFHDSKKKTAMA from the exons ATGGAATTCAAGAAATACTATCTTGACCTAATAATGATACCATTATCTTTTATGATATCTATTGGATATCACATTTGGTTGTGGCATAAGGTTCGGACTCAACCACTCTCTACTATTATGGGCACCAATGCTCATGGACGTCAATTATGGGTATCCGCGATTATGAAG GATGATGACAAGAAAAGCATGTTAGCCATCCAGACGATTCGGAACACAATAATGGGATCAACCCTAATGGCTACGACATCAATAGTTTTATGTTGCGGTTTAGCAGCTGTTGTTAGTAGCAGTTACAGTGTTAAAAAACCAGTCAACGACACTGTCTATGGGGCACACGGACAATTCATGGTAGCATTAAAATATGTAACACTACttgttctctttcttttttctttcatgtGTCATTCATTATCGATTAGATTCATAGGCCAAGTGAATTTCTTGATCAACCTTCCTCAAACATATGTGACCTCAACGTATGTGTCGGAGCTTTTAGATAAAAGTTTTACACTAAGCATGATAGGGAATCGGATTTTCTACTCCGCACTTCCAATTATGCTTTGGATTTTTGGGCCGGTTCTTGTATTGTTGTGTTCTTCGACGATGGTGTATGTTCTTTATAATCTTGACTTGTTGTTCCATGATTCAAAGAAGAAAACGGCAATGGCTTAA
- the LOC122599663 gene encoding proteasome subunit beta type-6: protein MDHHVNEDVNAPHSMGTTIIGVTYKDGVILGADSRTSTGLYVANRASDKITQLTDNVYICRSGSAADSQIVSDYVRYFLHQHTIQLGQPATVKVAANLVRLLSYSNKNMLQTGIIVGGWDKYEGGKIYGIPLGGTILEQPFAIGGSGSSYLYGFFDQAWKDGMTKEEAEQLVVKAVSLAIARDGASGGVVRTVTINSEGVTRNFYPGDQLPLWHDEVEAHNSLLDILNAPNPEPMNI, encoded by the exons atggatcaCCATGTAAACGAAGATGTTAACGCACCTCACTCAATGGGAACGACGATCATCGGCGTCACTTACAAAGATGGCGTCATTCTCGGTGCCGATTCCCGTACTAGCACAG GATTGTATGTGGCGAATAGGGCGTCTGATAAGATTACACAGCTGACTGATAATGTTTACATCTGTCGGTCTGGATCG GCTGCAGATTCTCAAATTGTCTCAGACTATGTTCGATATTTTCTTCACCAGCACAC GATTCAGCTTGGTCAACCTGCCACTGTGAAAGTTGCTGCAAACCTTGTCAGACTTTTATCTTACAGCAACAAG AATATGTTGCAAACGGGTATAATTGTCGGCGGATGGGACAAATATGAAGGGGGTAAAATATATGGTATCCCTCTTGGTGGAACAATTCTTGAGCAGCCATTTGCCATTGGAG GATCTGGCTCCAGTTATTTATACGGGTTCTTTGATCAAGCTTGGAAGGATGGGATGACCAAGGAAGAGGCTGAG CAACTGGTTGTTAAGGCTGTTTCACTAGCTATAGCACGAGATGGTGCCAGTGGAGGTGTCGTTCGCACTGTCACT ATAAACTCGGAGGGGGTTACAAGGAACTTCTACCCAGGTGATCAGCTTCCCCTATGGCATGATGAAGTGGAGGCACACAATTCATTGTTGGACATTCTCAACGCACCAAATCCCGAGCCAATGAACATCTAG
- the LOC122600626 gene encoding AIG2-like protein D: MLTSANTVTNVFVYGSLLADDVVRVLLNRIPQNSPATLHGFHRFSVKGRVYPAILPVENKNVTGRVLQGITAPELDILDKFEDFEYEKRLVDVSLLDSSDTLQAYTYVWVDKDDPDLYGEWDFEVWKESKMKDFVNMTIGFVEEQELPESKPRVATYESYYKPNDGNNLST, from the exons ATGTTGACATCAGCAAATACAGTTACAAATGTATTTGTGTACGGAAGTTTATTAGCAGACGACGTCGTTCGGGTCCTTCTTAACCGcatacctcaaaattcaccTGCCACTCTTCACGGCTT tCATAGATTTAGCGTCAAAGGGCGTGTGTATCCTGCGATTCTACCTgtagaaaacaaaaatgttaCAGGAAGG GTCTTACAAGGGATTACAGCCCCAGAATTAGATATACTAGATAAATTCGAGGATTTTGAGTATGAAAAAAGGCTTGTTGATGTCTCTTTGCTG GATAGCTCTGATACATTACAGGCTTACACCTACGTTTGGGTCGACAAGGACGACCCTGATCTCTATGGAGAATGGGATTTTGAG GTGTGGAAGGAGTCAAAGATGAAAGATTTTGTGAATATGACCATAGGGTTTGTGGAAGAGCAGGAGCTACCTGAATCCAAGCCAAGAGTTGCAACCTATGAGTCCTACTATAAGCCGAATGATGGCAACAATCTTTCGACATAA
- the LOC122600212 gene encoding uncharacterized protein LOC122600212 isoform X1, whose protein sequence is MEAYHLDIKWDDVTCPICLSFPHNCVLLQCSSYNKGCRPFVCDTGHLHSNCLDRFQTANKMSSGSDSQVTSDESTVISADATSKPLCPLCRGDVTGWVVVSEARVKLDEKKRGCEEEKCTFSGTYTELREHANVEHPHACPSKIDPARQLDWENFQQSSEIIDVLSTIHSEIPHGVVLGDYVIEYGDNGSGDEFEDFPGDDGNWWTSCILYQVFDNFRNSRNRRRQRVSAARRESRRLSYDNTSNSDEGSVVSAEFADYRGVDPEDDYVTSNSISRGRTGHRSSRRRPSRFL, encoded by the exons ATGGAGGCTTATCATCTTGATATAAAATGGGACGATGTCACATGTCCTATATGTCTTTCCTTCCCACATAACTGTGTtcttcttcaatgctcttcttaCAATAAAGGATGCCGACCTTTTGTGTGTGACACCGGTCATTTACACTCAAATTGTTTGGACCGTTTCCAAACTGCAAATAAGATGTCATCTGGGTCAGATTCACAAGTAACTTCTGATGAATCAACTGTAATAAGTGCAGATGCCACTAGCAAGCCATTATGCCCTCTTTGCAGAGGTGATGTTACTGGGTGGGTAGTTGTCAGTGAGGCTCGAGTTAAATTGGACGAGAAAAAACGCGGCTGTGAAGAAGAAAAGTGCACATTTTCAGGAACTTATACGGAGCTTCGGGAACATGCTAATGTGGAGCACCCTCATGCGTGCCCATCAAAAATTGATCCTGCAAGACAGCTTGATTGGGAAAATTTTCAGCAGTCGTCTGAGATTATCGATGTTTTGAGCACCATACATTCTGAAATTCCACACGGGGTGGTTTTGGGAGATTATGTTATAGAATATGGGGATAATGGTTCTGGAGATGAATTTGAAGACTTCCCTGGTGATGATGGAAATTGGTGGACTTCTTGTATATTGTATCAAGTGTTTGATAATTTTAGGAATTCTAGAAATAGAAGAAGGCAAAGAGTAAGTGCAGCAAGGAGAGAAAGTCGTCGATTGAGCTACGATAATACTTCCAACTCTGATGAAGGTTCTGTAGTATCTGCGGAATTTGCAGACTATAGAGGTGTTGATCCCGAGGATGATTATGTGACTAGCAATAGTATATCCAGGGGTAGAACAGGTCATCGCAG TTCTCGAAGACGCCCTTCACGTTTTTTATGA
- the LOC122600212 gene encoding uncharacterized protein LOC122600212 isoform X2, translated as MEAYHLDIKWDDVTCPICLSFPHNCVLLQCSSYNKGCRPFVCDTGHLHSNCLDRFQTANKMSSGSDSQVTSDESTVISADATSKPLCPLCRGDVTGWVVVSEARVKLDEKKRGCEEEKCTFSGTYTELREHANVEHPHACPSKIDPARQLDWENFQQSSEIIDVLSTIHSEIPHGVVLGDYVIEYGDNGSGDEFEDFPGDDGNWWTSCILYQVFDNFRNSRNRRRQRVSAARRESRRLSYDNTSNSDEGSVVSAEFADYRGVDPEDDYVTSNSISRGRTGHRRWASFSCVS; from the coding sequence ATGGAGGCTTATCATCTTGATATAAAATGGGACGATGTCACATGTCCTATATGTCTTTCCTTCCCACATAACTGTGTtcttcttcaatgctcttcttaCAATAAAGGATGCCGACCTTTTGTGTGTGACACCGGTCATTTACACTCAAATTGTTTGGACCGTTTCCAAACTGCAAATAAGATGTCATCTGGGTCAGATTCACAAGTAACTTCTGATGAATCAACTGTAATAAGTGCAGATGCCACTAGCAAGCCATTATGCCCTCTTTGCAGAGGTGATGTTACTGGGTGGGTAGTTGTCAGTGAGGCTCGAGTTAAATTGGACGAGAAAAAACGCGGCTGTGAAGAAGAAAAGTGCACATTTTCAGGAACTTATACGGAGCTTCGGGAACATGCTAATGTGGAGCACCCTCATGCGTGCCCATCAAAAATTGATCCTGCAAGACAGCTTGATTGGGAAAATTTTCAGCAGTCGTCTGAGATTATCGATGTTTTGAGCACCATACATTCTGAAATTCCACACGGGGTGGTTTTGGGAGATTATGTTATAGAATATGGGGATAATGGTTCTGGAGATGAATTTGAAGACTTCCCTGGTGATGATGGAAATTGGTGGACTTCTTGTATATTGTATCAAGTGTTTGATAATTTTAGGAATTCTAGAAATAGAAGAAGGCAAAGAGTAAGTGCAGCAAGGAGAGAAAGTCGTCGATTGAGCTACGATAATACTTCCAACTCTGATGAAGGTTCTGTAGTATCTGCGGAATTTGCAGACTATAGAGGTGTTGATCCCGAGGATGATTATGTGACTAGCAATAGTATATCCAGGGGTAGAACAGGTCATCGCAGGTGGGCAAGCTTTTCTTGTGTTTCTTGA